Genomic DNA from Selenomonadales bacterium:
GGCCAGCTTCTGTCTGGACATTCGCCATTCGATGAGGTGCTCTGCCTGGGGCTGCAGCTGAACCTGAGCGGCCGGGTGCAGTTGCAGCAGTGGGACGCACCGGTTTGCGAGGGCGACATGTTCCTCTGGCGCACCGACCAGCGGCAGAACCATGAGGTGCTGGAGCGCACCCACAGCGTGTCGCTGATGATTCCCTGGCAGCTCATGCGCGAGCAGTTGCCGAGGCGCAAGCAGCCGCCGACAGCCTGCCGCATGGATAGCCGCACAGGCGTGGGCTCGCTGCTGAGCCAGCACCTGATGGGGCTGGCCAAGGAGATCGGCGCCATGCCGCCCTCTGCACACCTTGCCCTGTGCCGCACGGCGATCGGGCTGCTGGATCTTGCGTTGCCAGAGCCGGAGAGCGCCACCCGGTTCACGGCCATGGCCGCGTTGCGCGAACGGGCGCTGGCCTACATCGCCCAGCATTTGCACGAGGATGACCTGAGCCCGGCACGCATCGCCGCCGCGCTCGGCATTTCGCGGCGCTACCTGCACGCGCTGTTTGCGCAGGGCGACACCACGGTGGTCGGCCACATCCTGGAAAGCCGGTTGCAGGCGTGCTGGCGGGCACTGATTGACCCGGCCTGCAGGCACCAGCAAATCTCGCAGATCGCCTTCCACTGGGGCTTCAACTCCACCAGCCACTTTTGCCGCGCATTCAAGCAACGCTTTGGGATGCCGCCCAGCGATGCGCGCGGGATGGGAGTCCATGGCCCGGCCATGGGCCAGGCCCGGCCAGCCGGGTTTTCCCTTGTGCACGCAAAGTCACTCGCCATGCGCTGGCGGGCAAGACGTGCATGGGCTGAATGCCGACGATAGGCCAAGTCTTCCACCCTTCACCTTCACAGCACCCACTTTCCGAGGAACGACCCCATGCTGCCGCAACTGCACCGCCAACCCTGGATGGACAGCGACATCGAGACCTTTCGTGACCAGGTTCGCCGCTACATCGCCGCCGAGATGGCTCCGCACCTGCCCGTCTGGCGCGAACAGGGCTACATCCCGCGCGAGGTCTGGCGGCCCTTCG
This window encodes:
- a CDS encoding helix-turn-helix domain-containing protein, producing MLQQSAMELSIGHVDVMETVLEGRFQHWDLSSPAKPAAVQATLQRHEFAGAFLVHTVTEPGVGQLLSGHSPFDEVLCLGLQLNLSGRVQLQQWDAPVCEGDMFLWRTDQRQNHEVLERTHSVSLMIPWQLMREQLPRRKQPPTACRMDSRTGVGSLLSQHLMGLAKEIGAMPPSAHLALCRTAIGLLDLALPEPESATRFTAMAALRERALAYIAQHLHEDDLSPARIAAALGISRRYLHALFAQGDTTVVGHILESRLQACWRALIDPACRHQQISQIAFHWGFNSTSHFCRAFKQRFGMPPSDARGMGVHGPAMGQARPAGFSLVHAKSLAMRWRARRAWAECRR